A segment of the Candidatus Methylarchaceae archaeon HK02M2 genome:
GAATATATCCCTTTATATCATCTAAAACCATTATAGCGCATATTGGTAGCTTTCTTACAGATACTCTATTTGTCACGAGTTTGGCAACTATCTTTTCTTGGCCTCCTGTAGTTTTAACAGCATATATTTTACAGTTCGACTTTTCACTCATTTTCGGGTACCCCGATAATTAAAAGAATAGTCGGAACGCAGATCCTATTATTTTTATTATGAATCCTATAGCACCTACGGCTGCAATACCTATTACAGTTAACTTAATATATAAACGAAACTCGCTCCAATCAGACTTCTTAGTAAGTTTGAGCATCTGTCTCGTAGACTTCATAAGATTTAATATACCCAAATCTCTCATCAAATTAACCATACTTGATTTTTTAAACTTTTAGGTGGATTAATCAATCTTATAAGAAAGGCTACTACTGTTTGAACTAGAAAAGTTATGGTGAGTTTCATTATAGCATCTTCCAGCAAAGATATAGCTAGCCTTAAAATCGCTGAATCACTGATAAAGAAATACGATCTAAAAGAAGGCAAAG
Coding sequences within it:
- a CDS encoding protein translocase SEC61 complex subunit gamma produces the protein MRDLGILNLMKSTRQMLKLTKKSDWSEFRLYIKLTVIGIAAVGAIGFIIKIIGSAFRLFF